The genomic interval GCACGTTGAGCAGGTCGAAATCCTTGCCGGCCTTGATCAAGGCGTCCACCACCTGCGCGGTCGAGGCCGGGTCGACGTTGCTGTCCTGCTCGCCGACGATCAGCAGCAACTCGCCGCGCAGCTTCGAAGCGTTGTCGACGCCGGAAGCGCGCGCATAGCTGGCGTCCACCGGCCAGCCCATCCACTGTTCGTTCCAGCTGATCTTGTCCATGCGGTTGTCGTAGCAGCCGGCGAACGCCACGCCCACCTTGTAGAAATCCGGGTGCCGTTCCAGCGCGCCCAGCGTGCTCTGCCCGCCCGCCGAGGCGCCGTAGATGCCGACGCGGGAGATGTCGTAGGACGGGTCCTTGGCCGCCAGCGCCTTGTGCCAGGCGATGCGATCCGGAAAGCCGGAATCGCCGAGGTTCTTCCAGGCCACGTCGTGGAACGCCTTGGAGCGGTTGGCGGTGCCCATGCCGTCGATCATCACCACGATGAAACCCAGGTCGGCCTGCGCCTGCATGCCGATCTGCTTGTCGCCGCCGGAGTGGTAGCCGAACGGCCAGAAGGTCTTGGGCACGAAGCTGTCGTGCGGGCCGGCGTAGATGTTCTCGATCACCGGGTATTTCTTGTGCGGGTCGTAGTCGCGCGGGCGCACCACCATGCCCCAGATGTCGGTCTTGCCGTCGCGGCCCTTGGCCACGAAGGTCTGCGGCGCGCGCCAACCGGCGGCCTGCAGCTTGCCGATGTCGCCACGCTCCACCACCTGCAGCAGCGCGCCGTCGATGGCGTGCAGCTCCATCACCGGCGGCAGGTCCGGGCGCGAATAGGTGTCCACGTAGTGGCGGCCGTCGTCGGCGATGGCCACGTCGTGGTCGGCATCGGCTGTGGTCAGCCGGGTCAGGTGGCGGCCGTCGAAATCCACCGCGAACAGCTGCCGATAGTAAGGATCCTTGCCCGCGTCCATGCCGCTGGCGGAGAACCAGACGCGGCGCTGCGCGTCGTCCACACGCAGCACGTCGCGCACGATCCATTCGCCTTTGGTGATCTGCGCCTTGACCTTGCCGCTTTCGCCATCGAACAGATAGAGATGGCGCCAGCCGTCGCGCTCGGAGATCCACAGGATCTCCTTGCCCAGCCCGTCCACGTCGTGGCGGTAGCTGCGGTCGGCGTAGACGAAGGTCCTGGCGTCCTCGCCCACCGCGACATGCGCGCGGCCGCTGGCCGCGTCCACCGCGATCGCGCGCATGCGCTGGAAGCCCCGCTGCACGTAGTCGAACACGAAGCTGCGGCCGTCGCTGCGCCACTGGATCGGCGACAGCTGGTACGGATTGGCGAACAGCGCATCGTCGACGACGGTGCGCCGCGCACCGGCACCCGCAGACACGCCGGCCAGATCGAACAGCACCGGGCGCTCGATATCCACCGCATCCCCGGGCTTGGGATACAGCTGGGTACGCACGCGTGGCTGGCCGCCGCCGGGCGGCGCCGCCTCCACCCGCGTCACCCGCCGCGGGAAGCCCGGACGCACCTTGTACAACGCCAGCCGCTGCGAATCCGGCGACCAGGCCAGCGTTTCCGGGTCGTAGAAATCGTCGGCGCGGCCGTCGTCGCTCAAGCGCACGAGGTGGCCGTCGGCGACGCTGCGCAGCACGAGATCGTGGCCGTCGGCGAACGCCTCCCAGCGCCCATCCGGCGAACGCTGCGGCGTGTTGTCGGCGGGCACTACCGGATCGCGGACCACACCGAAGCCGCGCGGCCGCGGCTGTGGGCCGGCGTCGGCGCGCGCGCAGACATAGTCGGCGAGCGTGCAGCGCCACGGCGCGTAGTCGATCTGGAACACGATCGCGGCATTGTCGCGGCCGGCGTCGGCGGCATAGCGAAAGCGCTCGAAGGGCAAGCGCTGTGCCGAATACTCGGTGCCGGCCGCAGCGCTCAGCCCGCGCGCCAGCCGCAGCGCATCGAACGCCGGCTGCTTGCGCTGGCTGGCCACGTCTTCGAGCACGAAGGCGAAACCGCCGGACACGGTCTTGCGGTAATAGAACGTGCCGTCGTCGCGCCATTGCGCCGGCCAGGTCACGTTCTCGGTCAGCGTCATCCACGCCTCGCGCAGGCCGAGCGAGCGCTGGTAGTCGGCGACGCTCGGCGCGGCCTGGGCGTGGGCGGCGATGGACGCCGCGGCCAGCACGATCGATGCAGCGAATCTGTTCATTACGTTCCGATATCCCCTGATACAGCTTTTTCTGTAGGAGCGGCTTCAGCCGCGACAGGATGTTTCAGCAAGCCTGTCGCGGCTGAAGCCGCTCCTACACAAGCGAGCACACCCTATTCCCCGTCGTCCTCTTCCAGCGCCAGTTCGTCGCTGCGCAAGCCGGTGCGCGCACCCCAGTGGTAGCAGCCGAACGCGATGACCGCCACGCTCAGCGTGTCCCACGGATGCGCGATCTGGCCGGTGCCGCCGAAGGTGCCCAGGTAGGACACCAGCAGCACCAGCACGAAGAACCCGATCAGCCACAGCGCGCCGCGCACCTGCCGCCACAACTGCGCGCGGCCGGCCGCGCTCGGCAGCTTGTACAGCACGTACAGCGCGAACATCGCCACCTGCAGGCCGAGCAGCCACGACAGCGTGCTCCAGGTGGACCAGTACACGATCAGCGCGGCGACGATGAACGACAGCGGCCCGAGCACGGCGAAGCCGCGCAGCAGGAACGGCCGCGGCAGCTGCGGCGCGCTGCGGCGCAACGCGGCCACGGTCACCGGCGCCACCGCATAGCTCAGCACCAGCGCCGCCGACACCACCTGGATCAGCGTCTCCCACGACGGGAACGGCAGCGTCCAGAACACCGACAGCGCCAGGCTCAGCCACAGCGCCGGACGCGGGATGCCGGACTTGGCATCGACCCGGGTCAGCACCGGCAGGAAGCCGCCGCTGCGCGCCCAGCCGTAGACCACGCGCGGCGTGGCGTTCATGTAGATGTTGCCGGTGCCGCTGGGCGAGATCATCGCATCGCAGATCACCAGCGCCGCCAGCCAGCCCAGGCCCAGCGCCAGCGCGATGTCGTGATACGGCAGCGCGAAGACCTTGTCGATGCCGCCCCAGCCCTGCGCCAGATACGCGGACGGCACGCTACCCAGGAACGCCAGCTGCAGCAGCACGTAGATGACCGTGGACAGCGCCACCGACAGGATCAGCGCGATCGGGATATTGCGCTGCGGATCGCGCACCTCGCTGGCCACCGACACGATCGGGGTCAGTCCCAGGTAGGCGAAGATGATGCCGCCGGCCGAGATCGCCGCCTCCACGCCGGCCGCGCCGGAGGGCGCGAACCCCTGCACGTGCAGATTCTGCGGATTGAAGTGCGCCATCAGCAGCACGATCACCAGCACCGGCACCAGGAACTTGAATACGCTGACGATGTTGTTGGCGGTGGCGAAGGTCTTGACGCTGAAGTAGTTGAGCAGGAAGAACGCCACCAGCAGCGCCAACTGCAGCAGCCAGCCGGCCACGCTGGGATGGGTGCTGCCGGCCTGATTCAACGACGGGAACCACGCCGCGGCGTACTGCCGCGCCGCCTCGACCTCGATCGCGATCAGGCTGGAGAACGCGATCAGGGTGATGAAGCCCATCAGCCAGCCGAGCAGCGCGCCGTGCGAATACTCCGGGTAGCGCACCACCCCGCCGGCACGCGGCAGCGCCGCGCCCAGTTCGCAGTACACCAGGCCCAGCAGCAGCACCGCCACACCGCCGGCGATCCACGACACGATGCCGGCCGGGCCGGCGATGGCCGACACATGGCTGGCCGAGAACAGCCAACCGGAGCCGAAGATCGAACCGAGCCCGATGAAGGTCAGATCGGTCAGGCTCAGACGCTTGTGGAACTTGCCTTGTGTGGTCATGGTGCCCCCGCTGGAAAGGTTGTAACCGGCTATTCCTGACTACCGCCCCCTTCTCCCCCTGGGAGAAGGTGCCCCGAAGGGGCGGATGAGGGTACGTGCGCAGCCTCGTGGCGTTTCGACTGCGCGCGGCTTCGCCCCGTACCCTCACCCCAACCCCTCTCCCGGAGGGAGAGGGGCTTTGGTCATCGCTACTGCTTTGTCGCCTCCTGCGCCCATGGCGACTTGCCGCCCTCGGCGATGAAACGGTCGATGCGCTGCTCCAGTACCGGCAGCGGCACCGAGCCGGTTTCCAGGATCGCGTCGTGGAAGGCGCGGATGTCGAATTTCTCGCCCAGCGCGGCCTCGGCCTTGCGCCGCAACTCGATGATCTTCAACTCGCCCAGGTAATAGGACAGCGCCTGCCCCGGCCAGGCGATGTAGCGGTCGACCTCGGTGGTGACCTCGTGCTCGCTGAGTGCAGTGTTGTCGCGCAGGTACGCGATCGCCTGCTCGCGGGTCCAGCCCTTGTGGTGGATGCCGGTGTCGATCACCAGCCGGCAGGCGCGCCACATCTGGTAGGTCAGGTAGCCGAAGCGGTCGTACGGGGTCTCGTACATGCCCATTTCCTGCCCCAGGTACTCCGAGTACAGCGCCCAGCCCTCGCCGTAGGCGGAGATGTAGCCGTAGCGGCGAAAGTCCGGCAGGCCCTGCTGCTCGGCCGCCAGCGGCATCTGCAATGCGTGGCCGGGCGAGGATTCGTGCAAGGTCAGCGCGGTCAGGTTGTACAGCGGGCGCGACGGCAGGTCGTAGGTGTTGACCAGGTAGATGCCCGGGCCGCCGCGGCCGCCGGTGTAGAACGGCGCCAGGTCCGGCGGCACCGGCTCGATCGCGAAGCGCTGCCGCGGCAGCCGGCCGATGTAGTCGCCGACCTTCGCATCCACGCGCTTGGCGATCCACGCCGCCTGCTTGAGCAGCTCTTCCGGCGTCTTCGGATAGAACTGCGGATCGGTGCGCAGGAAATGCAGGAATGCCGGGAACGTCGCCTGTCCCTTCGGCGCGACGAAGCCGCTGGCGGCGATGGTCTGGTCCATGTCCTTGCGCAGCTTGGCCACTTCCTGCAGCCCGATCTGGTGGATCTGCTCGGGTGACAGCTCCAGCGTGGTGTATTCGCGGATCTGCGCGCGGTAATAGTCCTTGCCGTCGGGCAGCGCCTCGCCGGACAGCGTGCTGCGCGCCTTCGGCTGGTACTCCTCGCGCATGAAGCGCAGCAGGTCGGTATAGGCCGGCACCACGCTGTGCGCGATGGTATCCAGCGCCTGCTGCCGCAGCTGCGCCTGCACCTCGGCCGGGATGCTGGCCGGCATCTGCTTGAACGGTGTATAGAACAGATTGGCCTCGCCGCTGGCGTTGGCCACATCGGCGATCGATTGGTCGCGGCCGGTCAGCGTCACCTTCGGCTGGCTGAAGCCGCGCGCCAGGCCGGCGCGCATGTTGACGATCTGCTCGTCGAAATAGCGCGGGATGTCGGCCAGGATCTTCAGATAGCGCTGGTAGTCGTCGCGGGTGTGCAAGGTGGCGCGGGCACTGAAGCCCAGGTTGCTCCAGAACGCGGTGTCGCTGTTGAACGGCATTTCCCAGGCGCGAAAGCGCTGCTGATCCAGGAATACCGCGATCTGCTGACGATAGACCTGGTAGTTGACCTGATCCTGCGCCGACAGCTGCGCCTGGTCGATCGCGTCCAGTTCGCGCAGCACCTGTTGCCAGTACGCGGTGCGCTGGTTCTGCGTGGCCACGTCCACCCTGGGCAAGTGGTCGGCGGCCGCGCCCTGGCTGTCCTCGTCGTCGGCGCCGGCCGACTGCTCCTGGCGCCACTTCCACTCGCGCAGGTACAGCGCCTTGAAGCGCGCGGCGGCGTCGCCGGGCGTCGCGGCGGCGGCGGCCTGCGCGGGTTGCGCGGCCATGGCGGCGCCCTGCCCTGCAAGCGCGCCGAGCATCGCCAGCAGCAACGGCACGCGAAATCGGGAATTCAGGCTCATTGCGGTGTCTCCGGAGTGGCGGATGTGCCCGCCTTGGCCTGCGCGATCCAGGCATCGATGCGCGCGTCGAGCAGGTCCAGCGGCATCGCGCCGCCGCCGAGGATCTGGTCGTGGAAGGCGCGGATGTCGAAGCGTGCGCCGAGTTCGCGCTTGGCCTTCTCGCGCAGCGCCAGGATGTCCAGTTCGCCGAGCTTGTAGCCCAGCGCCTGGCCCGGCCACACGATGTAGCGGTCGGTCTCGGCCTGGATGCTGGGCTCGTCGTCGGAGGGATGCGCGTGGAAGAAGTCGATCATCTGCTGCCGCGTCCAGCGCTTGTAGTGCACGCCGGTATCCAGCACCAGACGGTTGGCGCGCAGCAGTTCGCCGGCCAGGCGCCCGTAGTCGCTGTAAGGATCCTTGTAGAACCCCACGTCCTTGCCCAGCTTCTCCGCGTACAGCGCCCAGCCTTCGACGTAGGCGTTGTAGCTGGACTGCTGGCGGAACGGCGGCAACGGCAGGCCCTGCGCGAGCGAGATCTGCAGGTGATGGCCGGGTACGCCTTCGTGATACGCGGTGGCCTCGATGTTGACCAGGGTGCGTTGCGCGTAGTCGCTGGTGTTGACCATCACCAGCGCCGGCTTGCTGCCCTGCGCATCGCTCTGCCAGTACTCCGCGCCCGGTGCGGTGCTGCGGAAGTCGGCCATCGCGCGCACTTCCAAAGGCGTCTTCGGCAATTTGCCGAACAGCTTGGGCAGCTGCGGCTGCATCTGCGCGATATCGTCGCGATAGCGCTGCAGGATCTGCTCGCGGGAACTGGCGAAGAACTTGCGGTCGCGTGCCACCGCCTTGCGCAACGCGGGCAGATCGGCATAGCCGAGCTGCCTGGCGATGGCGCTCATTTCGCCCTCGATGCGCGCCACTTCGGCCAGGCCGATCTGGTGGATCTGCTCGGGCGATTTGTCGGTGGTGGTCTGGGTATGGATCGCGTAGCGGTAGCGGCGCTCGCCATCGGGCAGCGACCACAGCCCTTCCTGCGCGCGGCCCTGCGGCGCGTATTCGTTGGCGACGAAATCGGCCAGTTTGGCGTAGGCCGGACGCACCTGCTGGTCGATCGCCGCCAGCATCGCCGCGCGCAGGCGCGCGCGCTCGGCCGCCGGCACCGCGTCGGGGAAGCTCTTCAGCGGCAACGCGAACGGGCTGTCGGCGCCGGACGGCGCGGCGATCTCGCGCACCTGCGCCGGGATCCGCTCCAGCAAATATTTCGGCTGCACCAGCCCGTCCTTGGCGCCGGCGCGCGACAGCGCCACGACCTGGTCGAGCAAGGCCGGGATCGCTTGCAGGCGCTTGATGTAATCCTCGTAGTCCTTGACGCTGGCGAACGGAAACGCCTGCGCGTAGCCCGGCAGCGCCAGCTGGATGCCGCCGACCGGCTCCAGCGGCATCTCATCGTTCTTCAGCGCGATCGCTTCCAGCCGGTCGCGCAACTGGCGCAGCATCATCTGCAGGCTCAACTGGTCCTGTGCCGACAGCGCCGTGCCGTCGATCGCCTCGAACCGCTTGAGGAAATCCGCGGTGGCCTGTTGCTCGGCCTGCAACGCCGCCAGCGAATAATCGCTCCAGCGGTCGTTGTAGCGCGTGTCGCCGATGATGCTGGCGAATTCCGGATGGTGTGCGAGCTGGTACTGCCACTGCGCGTCGAGCAAGGCGGCGAAGGCCTGGCCCGGCTGTTGCGCCGCCGCGCCCGTCGCGGCGGCCGGCTGCGGCGACGCAGGCGGCGTGGCCGGCTGGCATGCGGCCAGCAACGCCGCGGCCAGCGCGCAGGGAAGCAACAGGCGGGCGAATCTCATCGACGAACTCCGGTAAGCGAATGGAACCCGTGCGGCGGCGCTGCGACAGCCGCCGCCGCGTACATCATGCGAATGGCCGATCGATCGCCGGCGACGGCGGGGTGAACCACTGCGCACCGTGTTCGGTGACGTAGAAATGGTCTTCCAGGCGCACGCCGAACTCGCCCGGCACCACGATCATCGGTTCGTTGCTGCAGCACATGCCTGGCGCCAGCGGCAACGCGTTGCCACGCACCAGATACGGCGCCTCGTGGATGCTCATGCCGCAGCCATGGCCGGTGCGGTGCGGCAATCCCGGCAGCCGATAGTCCGGGCCCAGGCCGGCCGCCTGCAGCACATCGCGCGCGGCCTGGTCCACCGCGGCGCAACTCACGCCCGGACGCACCGCGGCGAACGCCGCCGCCTGCGCATCGTGCTCCAGCTGCCAGATACGCCGCTGCTTTTCGCTCGGCTCGCCGAAGATGTAGGTGCGGGTGATGTCGGAGTGGTAGCCGTGCACGGTGCAGCCGGTGTCGATCAGCACCAGTTCGCCCGCACGCAAGGTCTGCACGCCGGGGATGCCGTGCGGATACGCGGTGGCGTGGCCGAACTGCACGATGCAGAAGGTGGACCCGTTGTCGGCACCGAGCGCGCGATGCGCCTGGTCGATGAAGCGCACCAGTTCGGCGGTGGTGATGCCTTCGTGGATCAGGCCGGCGGCCAGCCGCTGCACCTGCAGGGTCATGTCGCAGGCCTGCTGCATCAACGCCAGTTCCGCCGCCGACTTGCGCATGCGGCAGCCATCGACGATCGGCGTCGCGTCGCGGATCGCGATCCGGTCCAGCACCTTGCTGAGTCCGCTGTGCACGGCGAAGGCGACGCCCGGATCCAGCGCCAGCGCCTGCGCGCCGAGTTCGCTCAGCGCCTCGGCGACCAGCGCATGCGGATCCTCGTGTTCTTCCCACAGCCGCTTGCGCACCGGGATGCGCAGTACCGCATCCAGCGAGCCTTCCTCGAACGCCGGGCAGATCAGCAGCGGATCGCCTTCGGCGGTCAGCAGCATCGCCACCAGGCGCTCGCTGGCGCCCCACGGCACGCCGGTGAAATAGCGCAGCGAGGCGCCGGCGCCGATCAGCAGCGCGTCGGCGCCCTGCGCGCGCAGCAGCTCGCGCGCACGCGCCAGCCGCTGCTGGTATTCCTGCGGCTGGATCGGCGGCGCCTGGATCGGCCACGGCGCCAGCTGCGCCCGCGCCATGGCCAGGCTCAGCCCGCCGATCTGCGCGGTGGCGCTCATGCCGTGCGCTCCACGTCGGCGACAGTCCACTGGCCGTCGATCAGGCGCTGCACGCCGCCGGGATTGCGGTCGCGCAGCAGGTCCGGCAGCAACGCATCGGGCAGGCCGTCGTAACTGTGCAACGCGGCGAAGCGGCGGATCGCGGCCGGCATGCCGACTGCGGTGAAGCCCGGATGCCCGGTGCTCGGATACGGACCGCCGTGATTCATCGCCGCACTGACCGCCACGCCGGTCGGCATTTTGTTGCAGATCAGGCGCCCCACCCGCGGCCGCAACGCGGCGGCCAACGCCGCGAACGGCACGTCGTCGCTGCCGTCGGCGGCACGGTACACGGTGCCGGTGAGGTTGCCCTCCAGGCTGTGCGCCAATGCGGTCATCTGCGCCAGGCCGGCAGCGCGCACCACCAGGCTGACCGGGCCGAACGCCTCGGTCTGCAGCGCCTCGGGCTGTTGCAGGAAGGCCTGCGCCGAAACCGCCAGCAAGGTCGGCGCGTGGCGATAGCCCGGCTCCAGCGCGGCGTCGCCGCCGGCCAGCACGCTGGCGCCGGCATTGCGCAGCGTGGCCACGCCGCGCTGCAGATGCTCGAGCACGCCGCGCGAGAACAGCAGGCTCGGCGCGGCGCCGGCGAAGTGCGCGCTGGCCGCGGCGACGAACGCATCGCCGTCCTCGCCTTCGGGCACCACCACGATGCCGGGATTGGTGCAGAACTGGCCGCTGCCCATCGTGCACGAGGCGAAGAACTCCTGCGCCAGCGCGGCGCCGCGTTCGGCCAGCACGCCCGGCAGCAGGAACACCGGATTGACGCTGGACAGCTCGACGTAGGCCGGCACCCCGGCGCGGTCGGCCGCGGCCTTCAGCGCCAGCCCGCCGGCACGGCTGCCGGTGAAGCCGATCGCGCCCAGCCGCGGGTCGCCGGCCAGTTCCAGGCCCAGCGTGTTGTCGAAGTGGTACAGCAACTGCACCGCCGCCGCCGGCAGGCCGTTGTCCAGCAGCGCCTGGTGCGCGAGCTGCGCCAGGCGCTGGCTGGTGGCCGGATGCGACGGATGTGCCTTGGCGATGACCGGATTGCGCGCGGCGATGGCCGAGGCGAAATCGCTGCCGGCCACCGCGTTGAACGCGAACGGGAAATTGTTCGGGCCGAACACCAGCACCGGCTTGTGCAGCGGCCCCAGCTGCGCGCGCAGGCCGGCCGCGGTGTCGATCACCGGCTGCGTCCAGCTGTGGCTGCGCACCGCCTGCGCGGCCTGGCGCAGCTGCCCGCTGGCGCGCGGCAACTCCACCTTGGCCAGGCGCGGTTCGACCGGCAAGCCGGTCTCGGCATGCGCCAGCGCGACCAACTGCTCCACGTCGGCATCGATCGCCGCGGCGTAGCTGTCGAGGAACCCGGCGATGCGCTCGGGCGCCGCCGCGGCCAACGCGTCGGCGACCAGCACCGCCGCGCTCAGCGCCGCTTCCAGATCGGCGGCGCCGCTGACCGGGAATTCCGGTCCGAACGCGTTCCCGTCGCGCGGGTCTTCGGCGCGGAAGCTGCCGCGCGCTTCCAGCGACGGCTGCCAATGCCCGGCAAGCAACAGCGGCTGCATGCTCATCTCAGAGCCCGGGGTGGGTGGCGATGGCGTGGTCGATCACCTTCAGCGCCGCTTCGCGCTCGGCGCCGTCGACGACCAGGCGCGGTGCGCGCACGCGCTCGCTGCCCAGGCCGACCTTCTCCTGCACCAGCTTGATCAGCTGCACGAACTTGGGCACGGTGTCCAGGCGCAGCAGCGGCAGGAACCAGTCGTACAGTGCCTTGGCCGCCGGGTAGCCGCCGTCGCGGGCCAGCTCGAACAGCTTCACCGACTCCTTGGGATACGCATTGACCAGGCCGGCGATCCAGCCCTTGGCGCCCATGCTCAGGCCTTCGACGATCGCATCGTCCATGCCCACCAGCAGCACCAGGCGGTCGTTGAGCAGTTCGCCCAGCGCGGCGAAGCGGCGCACGTCGCCGGAGGATTCCTTGACCGCCTGCAGGTTGGG from Xanthomonas sp. DAR 34887 carries:
- a CDS encoding S9 family peptidase, yielding MNRFAASIVLAAASIAAHAQAAPSVADYQRSLGLREAWMTLTENVTWPAQWRDDGTFYYRKTVSGGFAFVLEDVASQRKQPAFDALRLARGLSAAAGTEYSAQRLPFERFRYAADAGRDNAAIVFQIDYAPWRCTLADYVCARADAGPQPRPRGFGVVRDPVVPADNTPQRSPDGRWEAFADGHDLVLRSVADGHLVRLSDDGRADDFYDPETLAWSPDSQRLALYKVRPGFPRRVTRVEAAPPGGGQPRVRTQLYPKPGDAVDIERPVLFDLAGVSAGAGARRTVVDDALFANPYQLSPIQWRSDGRSFVFDYVQRGFQRMRAIAVDAASGRAHVAVGEDARTFVYADRSYRHDVDGLGKEILWISERDGWRHLYLFDGESGKVKAQITKGEWIVRDVLRVDDAQRRVWFSASGMDAGKDPYYRQLFAVDFDGRHLTRLTTADADHDVAIADDGRHYVDTYSRPDLPPVMELHAIDGALLQVVERGDIGKLQAAGWRAPQTFVAKGRDGKTDIWGMVVRPRDYDPHKKYPVIENIYAGPHDSFVPKTFWPFGYHSGGDKQIGMQAQADLGFIVVMIDGMGTANRSKAFHDVAWKNLGDSGFPDRIAWHKALAAKDPSYDISRVGIYGASAGGQSTLGALERHPDFYKVGVAFAGCYDNRMDKISWNEQWMGWPVDASYARASGVDNASKLRGELLLIVGEQDSNVDPASTAQVVDALIKAGKDFDLLNVPGGEHTAGRSSGPIDYVQRRQYDFFVRHLLGAQTPRWNSFEQEHRP
- a CDS encoding APC family permease, whose amino-acid sequence is MTTQGKFHKRLSLTDLTFIGLGSIFGSGWLFSASHVSAIAGPAGIVSWIAGGVAVLLLGLVYCELGAALPRAGGVVRYPEYSHGALLGWLMGFITLIAFSSLIAIEVEAARQYAAAWFPSLNQAGSTHPSVAGWLLQLALLVAFFLLNYFSVKTFATANNIVSVFKFLVPVLVIVLLMAHFNPQNLHVQGFAPSGAAGVEAAISAGGIIFAYLGLTPIVSVASEVRDPQRNIPIALILSVALSTVIYVLLQLAFLGSVPSAYLAQGWGGIDKVFALPYHDIALALGLGWLAALVICDAMISPSGTGNIYMNATPRVVYGWARSGGFLPVLTRVDAKSGIPRPALWLSLALSVFWTLPFPSWETLIQVVSAALVLSYAVAPVTVAALRRSAPQLPRPFLLRGFAVLGPLSFIVAALIVYWSTWSTLSWLLGLQVAMFALYVLYKLPSAAGRAQLWRQVRGALWLIGFFVLVLLVSYLGTFGGTGQIAHPWDTLSVAVIAFGCYHWGARTGLRSDELALEEDDGE
- a CDS encoding DUF885 family protein, producing MLGALAGQGAAMAAQPAQAAAAATPGDAAARFKALYLREWKWRQEQSAGADDEDSQGAAADHLPRVDVATQNQRTAYWQQVLRELDAIDQAQLSAQDQVNYQVYRQQIAVFLDQQRFRAWEMPFNSDTAFWSNLGFSARATLHTRDDYQRYLKILADIPRYFDEQIVNMRAGLARGFSQPKVTLTGRDQSIADVANASGEANLFYTPFKQMPASIPAEVQAQLRQQALDTIAHSVVPAYTDLLRFMREEYQPKARSTLSGEALPDGKDYYRAQIREYTTLELSPEQIHQIGLQEVAKLRKDMDQTIAASGFVAPKGQATFPAFLHFLRTDPQFYPKTPEELLKQAAWIAKRVDAKVGDYIGRLPRQRFAIEPVPPDLAPFYTGGRGGPGIYLVNTYDLPSRPLYNLTALTLHESSPGHALQMPLAAEQQGLPDFRRYGYISAYGEGWALYSEYLGQEMGMYETPYDRFGYLTYQMWRACRLVIDTGIHHKGWTREQAIAYLRDNTALSEHEVTTEVDRYIAWPGQALSYYLGELKIIELRRKAEAALGEKFDIRAFHDAILETGSVPLPVLEQRIDRFIAEGGKSPWAQEATKQ
- a CDS encoding DUF885 domain-containing protein encodes the protein MRFARLLLPCALAAALLAACQPATPPASPQPAAATGAAAQQPGQAFAALLDAQWQYQLAHHPEFASIIGDTRYNDRWSDYSLAALQAEQQATADFLKRFEAIDGTALSAQDQLSLQMMLRQLRDRLEAIALKNDEMPLEPVGGIQLALPGYAQAFPFASVKDYEDYIKRLQAIPALLDQVVALSRAGAKDGLVQPKYLLERIPAQVREIAAPSGADSPFALPLKSFPDAVPAAERARLRAAMLAAIDQQVRPAYAKLADFVANEYAPQGRAQEGLWSLPDGERRYRYAIHTQTTTDKSPEQIHQIGLAEVARIEGEMSAIARQLGYADLPALRKAVARDRKFFASSREQILQRYRDDIAQMQPQLPKLFGKLPKTPLEVRAMADFRSTAPGAEYWQSDAQGSKPALVMVNTSDYAQRTLVNIEATAYHEGVPGHHLQISLAQGLPLPPFRQQSSYNAYVEGWALYAEKLGKDVGFYKDPYSDYGRLAGELLRANRLVLDTGVHYKRWTRQQMIDFFHAHPSDDEPSIQAETDRYIVWPGQALGYKLGELDILALREKAKRELGARFDIRAFHDQILGGGAMPLDLLDARIDAWIAQAKAGTSATPETPQ
- a CDS encoding M24 family metallopeptidase, giving the protein MSATAQIGGLSLAMARAQLAPWPIQAPPIQPQEYQQRLARARELLRAQGADALLIGAGASLRYFTGVPWGASERLVAMLLTAEGDPLLICPAFEEGSLDAVLRIPVRKRLWEEHEDPHALVAEALSELGAQALALDPGVAFAVHSGLSKVLDRIAIRDATPIVDGCRMRKSAAELALMQQACDMTLQVQRLAAGLIHEGITTAELVRFIDQAHRALGADNGSTFCIVQFGHATAYPHGIPGVQTLRAGELVLIDTGCTVHGYHSDITRTYIFGEPSEKQRRIWQLEHDAQAAAFAAVRPGVSCAAVDQAARDVLQAAGLGPDYRLPGLPHRTGHGCGMSIHEAPYLVRGNALPLAPGMCCSNEPMIVVPGEFGVRLEDHFYVTEHGAQWFTPPSPAIDRPFA
- a CDS encoding aldehyde dehydrogenase family protein gives rise to the protein MSMQPLLLAGHWQPSLEARGSFRAEDPRDGNAFGPEFPVSGAADLEAALSAAVLVADALAAAAPERIAGFLDSYAAAIDADVEQLVALAHAETGLPVEPRLAKVELPRASGQLRQAAQAVRSHSWTQPVIDTAAGLRAQLGPLHKPVLVFGPNNFPFAFNAVAGSDFASAIAARNPVIAKAHPSHPATSQRLAQLAHQALLDNGLPAAAVQLLYHFDNTLGLELAGDPRLGAIGFTGSRAGGLALKAAADRAGVPAYVELSSVNPVFLLPGVLAERGAALAQEFFASCTMGSGQFCTNPGIVVVPEGEDGDAFVAAASAHFAGAAPSLLFSRGVLEHLQRGVATLRNAGASVLAGGDAALEPGYRHAPTLLAVSAQAFLQQPEALQTEAFGPVSLVVRAAGLAQMTALAHSLEGNLTGTVYRAADGSDDVPFAALAAALRPRVGRLICNKMPTGVAVSAAMNHGGPYPSTGHPGFTAVGMPAAIRRFAALHSYDGLPDALLPDLLRDRNPGGVQRLIDGQWTVADVERTA